In the genome of Christensenella timonensis, one region contains:
- the murC gene encoding UDP-N-acetylmuramate--L-alanine ligase — protein sequence MDIDFSALQGKPIHFIGIGGCSMSGLAQIVHANGFMVTGSDMKESAFTAQLKKRSIPVTIGHDEKNVHGAGLVVYSAAIKPYNPEYAYAASHDIPMLERSRLLGLISAHYKRVACIAGCHGKTTITSMLALIMQNTGQDATVHVGGMVDFLDGGVKIGKGDAFITEACEYVRSFLTLHPTHILVNNIDDDHLDCYRDIDDIFNTFVEFIEKLDENGVLLLNQSDELAYRLKEHASCRIVTYNNGGQSDWYLDNVSFNEFGFGSGDVMYHGEKLGRLELTVPGLHNLRNALAATAFACEVFGVDAATSIRALKNYKLAGRRFEFMGERSGVKVFHDYAHHPSEIEACLEAAKLVPHNKLWVVFQCNSYTRARTLKDKYALCFKDADEVIMPDIYPGRDTDTQGIHARDVVAAVNANSAICLYIPTFAEIKDYLLKNWQPGDIVVTLGSGDVNKQQLVFFED from the coding sequence ATGGATATAGATTTTTCGGCCTTACAAGGCAAACCGATCCACTTTATCGGGATCGGAGGCTGCTCCATGAGCGGGCTGGCGCAGATCGTGCACGCAAACGGGTTCATGGTCACCGGCTCCGATATGAAGGAGTCCGCTTTCACCGCCCAGCTCAAAAAACGCAGCATCCCCGTCACCATCGGGCATGATGAAAAAAATGTACACGGCGCGGGCCTCGTGGTTTATTCCGCGGCCATCAAGCCGTACAACCCGGAATATGCGTACGCCGCAAGCCACGACATCCCCATGCTCGAGCGCTCCCGGCTTTTGGGCCTCATTTCCGCGCATTATAAGCGTGTCGCCTGCATCGCGGGCTGCCACGGCAAAACGACGATCACTTCCATGCTGGCGCTCATCATGCAAAACACGGGGCAGGACGCTACCGTGCATGTGGGCGGCATGGTGGATTTCCTGGACGGCGGCGTGAAGATCGGCAAGGGCGATGCGTTCATCACCGAAGCTTGCGAATACGTGCGCAGCTTTTTGACGCTGCACCCCACGCATATCCTCGTCAACAACATCGACGACGACCATCTTGACTGCTACCGCGACATCGACGATATCTTCAACACCTTTGTCGAGTTTATCGAAAAGCTCGATGAAAACGGCGTCCTGCTCTTAAACCAGTCGGACGAGCTTGCCTACCGCCTGAAGGAACATGCGTCCTGCCGTATCGTGACCTACAACAACGGAGGGCAGAGCGACTGGTATTTGGATAACGTCTCTTTTAACGAGTTCGGCTTTGGCAGCGGCGACGTCATGTATCACGGCGAAAAGCTGGGACGGCTCGAGCTTACCGTGCCTGGCCTGCACAACCTGCGCAACGCCCTCGCGGCCACAGCCTTTGCCTGTGAAGTATTCGGCGTGGACGCGGCGACCTCTATCCGCGCGCTCAAAAATTACAAGCTCGCAGGCAGGCGGTTCGAGTTCATGGGCGAACGCAGCGGCGTGAAGGTTTTCCACGACTACGCGCACCACCCCAGCGAGATCGAAGCGTGCCTGGAGGCCGCAAAGCTGGTTCCGCACAACAAGCTTTGGGTGGTGTTCCAGTGTAACTCATACACCCGTGCGCGCACCTTAAAAGACAAATACGCGCTGTGTTTCAAAGACGCCGACGAGGTCATCATGCCGGACATCTATCCGGGTCGCGACACGGATACGCAGGGCATCCACGCGCGCGACGTGGTCGCGGCGGTCAACGCCAATTCGGCCATCTGCCTGTATATCCCGACGTTTGCGGAAATCAAGGATTACCTCCTCAAAAACTGGCAGCCGGGCGACATCGTCGTCACGCTCGGCTCGGGCGACGTCAACAAACAGCAATTGGTATTCTTTGAAGATTAA
- a CDS encoding PaaI family thioesterase: protein MDHQEFIDYFNGHDMFSRKNGIRLTKLGKGFAEAEMDFAPDRTNFMGTMHGGALFTLADVAAGTALISHGSLCVTLNSAINYIRPTSGGKLKAVAREMHCGAKIGVCDVTIFNEGNHVVCTCTYTMYMTGKPLPSGLTSPPAQG, encoded by the coding sequence ATGGATCATCAGGAATTTATCGATTACTTCAACGGGCACGATATGTTCAGCAGAAAAAACGGGATACGGCTCACAAAACTTGGCAAGGGGTTCGCCGAAGCGGAAATGGACTTTGCACCGGATCGCACCAACTTCATGGGCACCATGCACGGCGGCGCGCTTTTCACGCTTGCGGACGTCGCGGCGGGCACCGCGCTCATCTCGCACGGCAGCCTGTGCGTCACCTTAAACAGCGCGATCAATTATATCCGCCCCACGTCCGGCGGCAAACTGAAAGCAGTCGCGCGAGAGATGCACTGCGGCGCCAAGATCGGCGTATGCGACGTGACAATCTTCAACGAAGGCAACCATGTGGTGTGCACCTGCACCTATACCATGTATATGACGGGCAAACCGCTGCCCTCCGGGCTTACTTCCCCACCCGCACAAGGCTGA
- a CDS encoding phosphoenolpyruvate hydrolase family protein codes for MQRQEIIRRLKEQGAQGKIILGAGAGTGISAKFGEMGGVDLIIIYNSGRYRMAGRGSLAGLLSYGDANQIVVEMGSEVLPVVKDTPVMAGVCGTDPFRLMDVFLKQLKEQGFSGVQNFPTVGLIDGMFRANLEETGMGYDVEVDMIRKARELDLFTCPYVFNEEDARKMAGAGADCLVAHMGLTTKGSIGAQTALTLDDCVTRVQAICDAGRAVNPDIFVICHGGPIAEPEDAQYVISRTKGVDGFFGASSIERFAAEVGIRQQAEAFKNIKK; via the coding sequence ATGCAAAGACAAGAGATCATCCGCAGGTTAAAGGAACAGGGCGCACAGGGAAAGATCATCCTCGGCGCGGGCGCAGGCACGGGTATTTCGGCGAAATTCGGCGAGATGGGCGGCGTAGACCTGATCATCATTTATAATTCCGGGCGTTACCGCATGGCGGGGCGCGGGTCGCTCGCGGGATTGCTTTCCTACGGCGACGCGAACCAGATCGTCGTGGAAATGGGCAGCGAGGTGCTGCCTGTCGTCAAGGATACGCCGGTCATGGCGGGCGTATGCGGAACCGACCCTTTCCGCCTGATGGACGTTTTCCTAAAGCAGCTCAAGGAGCAGGGTTTTTCCGGCGTGCAGAATTTCCCGACGGTGGGGCTCATTGACGGGATGTTCCGTGCAAACCTCGAGGAGACGGGCATGGGCTATGACGTGGAGGTGGACATGATCCGCAAGGCGCGCGAGCTCGACCTGTTTACCTGCCCGTATGTGTTCAACGAAGAGGACGCGAGAAAGATGGCTGGAGCGGGCGCCGACTGCCTGGTGGCGCACATGGGGCTTACCACCAAGGGTTCCATCGGCGCACAGACGGCGCTGACGCTGGACGATTGCGTGACGCGCGTGCAGGCGATTTGCGACGCGGGACGCGCGGTCAACCCGGATATTTTCGTGATCTGCCACGGCGGCCCGATCGCAGAGCCGGAGGACGCACAGTACGTGATCAGCCGTACGAAAGGCGTGGACGGCTTCTTCGGCGCGTCGAGTATCGAGCGCTTTGCCGCGGAGGTGGGCATCCGCCAGCAGGCAGAGGCGTTCAAGAATATTAAAAAATAA
- a CDS encoding Tm-1-like ATP-binding domain-containing protein, whose amino-acid sequence MKTVALVGTFDSKGAEYLYVKGLLNDVGIDVLTIHSGVFRSAFTPDVSNAEVAQAAGEDIAELARAKDRARATAALSKGIEILLPRLFGEGKFDGVLSFGGSGGTSIVTPGMRALPIGVPKIMVSTVAAGDVSVYVGTSDIIMYPSIVDVAGLNSLSMKIFSNAAHAMAGMLKFEAAQQVEKKPLVAATMFGVTTPCVDFAREYLEERGYEVLVFHATGAGGLAMENLIASGFFEGVLDLTTTEWCDELFGGILAAGKERMDAAARCGVPQVASVGALDMVNFGPQSSVPEKYHGRNFYRHNPTTTLMRTTEEENRQLGRVIAGKLNQSTGPAALMLPLRGVSMIDKEGEPFYGPGEDAALFEAIRENIDPDKVELIEMDHHINDAAFARAAAQKLIDEINSKKER is encoded by the coding sequence ATGAAGACTGTTGCATTGGTGGGCACCTTTGATTCCAAAGGCGCAGAGTATTTGTATGTGAAAGGGCTGCTGAATGATGTGGGGATCGACGTATTGACGATCCACAGCGGCGTTTTCAGGAGCGCGTTTACGCCTGACGTCAGCAACGCGGAGGTGGCGCAGGCGGCAGGGGAAGACATCGCGGAGCTCGCGCGGGCAAAAGACCGCGCGCGGGCGACAGCGGCGCTTTCAAAGGGGATCGAAATTTTATTGCCCAGGCTTTTTGGCGAAGGGAAATTCGACGGGGTGCTTTCGTTCGGCGGGTCGGGCGGTACGTCCATCGTAACGCCGGGCATGCGCGCGCTGCCCATCGGCGTACCCAAAATCATGGTTTCTACGGTCGCGGCGGGCGACGTTTCCGTATATGTGGGCACAAGCGATATCATCATGTATCCGTCGATCGTGGATGTAGCTGGCTTAAATTCGCTTTCTATGAAAATTTTCTCCAACGCGGCGCACGCGATGGCGGGTATGCTGAAATTTGAGGCGGCGCAGCAGGTGGAAAAAAAGCCGCTGGTCGCAGCGACGATGTTCGGCGTGACTACGCCGTGCGTTGATTTTGCGCGCGAATACCTGGAAGAACGCGGCTATGAGGTGCTGGTGTTCCACGCGACGGGCGCGGGTGGTTTGGCGATGGAGAACCTGATCGCCTCCGGTTTTTTCGAGGGGGTGCTCGACCTCACGACGACGGAATGGTGCGACGAGCTTTTCGGCGGTATCCTCGCGGCAGGGAAGGAGCGCATGGATGCGGCGGCACGCTGCGGCGTACCGCAGGTGGCGTCCGTAGGCGCGCTCGACATGGTGAACTTCGGGCCGCAAAGCAGTGTGCCGGAAAAATACCATGGACGCAATTTTTACCGCCACAACCCTACGACGACGCTCATGCGTACGACGGAAGAGGAAAACAGGCAGCTGGGGCGCGTGATCGCCGGGAAGCTCAACCAGAGTACAGGCCCGGCGGCTTTGATGCTGCCGCTTCGGGGCGTTTCCATGATCGACAAAGAGGGCGAGCCGTTTTATGGGCCGGGGGAAGATGCGGCGCTGTTTGAAGCGATCCGCGAAAATATCGACCCGGACAAGGTCGAGCTGATCGAGATGGATCATCATATCAACGACGCGGCGTTCGCGAGGGCTGCCGCGCAGAAATTAATCGACGAAATCAATAGCAAAAAGGAGAGGTAA
- a CDS encoding ATP-binding protein, with amino-acid sequence MNYETECLIPDRFDQVLHLGENYFNELKSKDIKPSRLSKTVSAFANASGGDIYIGIEEETRTKKRTYNGFASIEEANGIVQMLLELAPLENFYAITFLKHPVMNSYILQLTVMKTAAIVYATDGTAYVRHNAQNDPANTPEKLRRLELDKGIAQFENESIPEAMLVDATASKIMDFFSSNVVPNIEKTQWLIKQKLVRDHSLTVAGVMLFTDEPQIFLPKRSAIKLYRYKTSFVADRDNLDGQPLTIEGSVYTQIYDAVKKVKEIIEGIKKLGIGFESIEYPDETLHEIITNAVLHRDYSIATDIQIRIFDNRVEVESPGKLPGYVTISNILDSQTARNPKIVRLVNKFPSAPNKDVGEGLNTAFEAMEKLRLKPPIITETDTSVLVVIRHEKLASPEEIIVEYLQTHDSIKNGIGRVITGIKSENSMKTVFYRLRDRGFIKLVRGYNYWVKTDQFDRLVTEQFK; translated from the coding sequence ATGAATTATGAAACTGAATGTTTAATTCCAGATCGTTTTGATCAGGTATTACATCTTGGAGAAAATTATTTTAATGAATTAAAATCGAAAGATATAAAACCTTCAAGATTATCAAAAACAGTATCCGCATTTGCAAATGCTAGTGGGGGAGATATTTATATTGGTATTGAGGAGGAGACTCGTACCAAAAAACGTACGTATAATGGATTTGCTAGTATTGAGGAAGCAAATGGAATTGTACAAATGTTACTTGAACTTGCTCCACTCGAAAATTTTTATGCAATAACATTTCTTAAGCATCCAGTTATGAACTCATACATTTTGCAATTAACTGTAATGAAAACTGCTGCAATTGTATATGCAACGGATGGTACAGCATATGTACGTCATAATGCGCAAAACGATCCTGCCAATACTCCAGAAAAACTACGTCGACTTGAGTTAGATAAAGGAATTGCTCAATTCGAAAATGAAAGTATTCCTGAAGCTATGCTTGTTGATGCCACTGCCTCAAAAATAATGGACTTTTTTTCTTCAAATGTTGTTCCTAATATCGAAAAAACACAGTGGCTTATTAAACAAAAGTTAGTTAGGGATCATTCGCTCACGGTTGCAGGAGTAATGCTCTTTACCGATGAACCTCAAATTTTTCTTCCAAAAAGATCCGCCATCAAATTATATAGATACAAGACAAGCTTTGTGGCTGATCGAGATAATTTAGATGGCCAACCCCTAACAATTGAAGGGTCAGTTTATACGCAAATCTATGACGCGGTAAAAAAAGTCAAAGAAATAATCGAGGGTATCAAAAAGCTGGGGATCGGATTTGAATCAATAGAATATCCGGATGAAACTTTACATGAGATTATTACAAATGCCGTTTTACATAGAGACTATAGTATAGCAACCGATATTCAAATACGGATCTTTGATAATCGGGTTGAAGTTGAGAGCCCTGGCAAACTTCCTGGATATGTAACAATCAGCAATATTCTCGACTCTCAAACTGCGCGAAACCCTAAAATAGTTCGTCTTGTCAATAAATTTCCAAGTGCTCCCAACAAAGATGTTGGAGAAGGATTAAATACTGCTTTTGAGGCAATGGAAAAATTAAGATTAAAACCTCCAATAATAACTGAAACAGATACATCTGTCCTTGTTGTTATCCGCCATGAGAAACTTGCATCTCCTGAGGAAATAATCGTAGAATATTTGCAAACGCATGATTCGATAAAAAATGGCATTGGCCGAGTCATTACAGGAATAAAATCAGAAAATTCTATGAAAACTGTTTTTTATCGCCTTAGGGATAGGGGTTTTATCAAATTAGTCCGAGGCTATAACTATTGGGTCAAGACGGATCAGTTTGACAGATTGGTAACGGAGCAATTTAAATAA
- a CDS encoding helix-turn-helix domain-containing protein, whose translation MNIKDAIVARFQKLCVQEGIKLNELATRAGITPSTVYSMMDSRRRDLSVLTVKKLCDGLEMSVADFFDDGLFRNLEQEIK comes from the coding sequence ATGAATATCAAAGACGCGATCGTAGCCAGATTTCAAAAGTTATGCGTGCAGGAGGGGATCAAGCTGAATGAATTAGCGACTAGAGCAGGTATCACGCCTTCTACGGTTTACAGTATGATGGATAGCCGCAGGCGGGATTTGTCAGTCCTGACAGTCAAAAAGCTTTGCGACGGACTTGAGATGTCGGTTGCGGATTTTTTTGACGATGGGCTATTCAGGAATCTGGAACAGGAAATAAAGTGA
- a CDS encoding TrkH family potassium uptake protein, with protein MTKRFKWRGFSPSQLLVFGFGIMILMGTILLSLPIATKSGLPIRFLDALFTATSAVCVTGLSVFNIGATLSVFGQVTLLVLIQLGGIGFMTMTSMLYMMLGKRFTLRDRLVLQSSMDDPQLQGIVKMVRDILLMTAIIEAGAFLIFAVRFVPMFGVANGLYYSLFQSVSTFCNSGFELFGAGTNLSLFAGDPLVMVTTMCVMVLGGIGFYVILDFYRKAKNKKHHLSLHTKVAVSVSVILTSVGFVLFLLLEYNNPRTLGAENVSAPGKAMLALFQSVSARTAGFAAIPQDGLMPASKIVTAVWMFIGGSPSSMAGGIKTTTIALLFLFIMAIIRGKEDVVVFKRTVRKTIVLRSVVTTALGVVFVCVAIGIVSLIEYDNPITLSDTVYEVVSSFGTVGLTSANTAHFTDASRIVFIILMYGGRVGIFTFTMALAARLERPDARIRYPKDSIMIG; from the coding sequence ATGACGAAGCGTTTTAAATGGCGCGGTTTCAGCCCATCGCAACTGCTTGTATTTGGCTTTGGGATCATGATCCTGATGGGGACGATCCTTTTATCTTTGCCCATCGCCACCAAAAGCGGGTTGCCGATCCGTTTTCTGGACGCTTTGTTTACCGCGACCTCCGCTGTCTGCGTCACGGGCCTGAGCGTCTTTAACATCGGCGCTACGCTTTCCGTTTTTGGCCAGGTGACGCTGCTGGTATTGATCCAGCTGGGCGGGATCGGCTTTATGACCATGACCTCTATGCTGTATATGATGCTGGGCAAGCGCTTTACGCTGCGCGACCGCCTGGTTTTGCAAAGTTCCATGGACGACCCGCAGCTGCAGGGGATCGTCAAGATGGTGCGCGACATCCTCTTGATGACCGCAATCATCGAGGCGGGTGCGTTTTTGATTTTTGCGGTTCGTTTCGTACCCATGTTCGGGGTCGCGAACGGCCTTTATTACAGCCTGTTCCAGTCGGTATCCACATTCTGTAATTCCGGGTTCGAGCTGTTCGGCGCGGGCACGAACTTAAGCCTGTTTGCGGGCGACCCGCTCGTTATGGTCACTACCATGTGCGTTATGGTGCTGGGCGGGATCGGCTTTTATGTCATTTTGGATTTTTACAGGAAGGCCAAAAATAAAAAGCACCATTTGAGCCTGCATACCAAGGTCGCGGTGAGCGTCAGCGTTATCCTGACGTCCGTGGGCTTCGTGCTTTTTTTGCTCCTCGAATACAATAACCCGCGCACGCTGGGGGCGGAAAACGTGTCCGCGCCGGGCAAGGCGATGCTGGCGCTGTTCCAGTCGGTCTCCGCACGCACCGCAGGCTTTGCGGCCATCCCGCAGGACGGGCTTATGCCCGCATCCAAGATCGTGACCGCGGTGTGGATGTTTATCGGCGGGTCGCCCTCCAGTATGGCAGGAGGCATCAAAACGACGACGATCGCGCTTTTGTTCCTCTTTATCATGGCTATCATCCGCGGCAAGGAAGATGTGGTCGTTTTCAAGCGCACGGTGCGCAAAACGATCGTACTGCGCTCGGTCGTCACCACGGCGCTGGGCGTGGTTTTCGTATGTGTGGCGATCGGCATCGTTTCGCTCATCGAATACGACAACCCGATCACCCTCTCGGACACGGTTTACGAGGTGGTTTCCAGCTTCGGTACGGTGGGGCTGACCTCCGCCAATACCGCCCATTTCACCGACGCCAGCCGGATTGTATTCATCATATTGATGTACGGGGGGCGCGTGGGCATCTTTACATTCACGATGGCGTTGGCGGCGCGGCTGGAGCGGCCGGACGCGCGGATACGCTATCCCAAGGACAGTATCATGATCGGGTAG
- a CDS encoding GNAT family N-acetyltransferase, whose protein sequence is MTFSHSKDRIYLEGENHKILAFVSFPDAGGGIVDVSHTYVDPSLRGQGMGDKLMLALIDELKRSGKKAKPTCHFAQLWFERHPGYASFLAE, encoded by the coding sequence ATGACCTTTTCCCATTCCAAAGACCGTATTTACCTTGAGGGTGAAAACCACAAAATCCTTGCCTTTGTTTCGTTCCCGGACGCCGGCGGCGGCATCGTCGACGTCAGCCACACTTATGTGGACCCGTCCCTGCGCGGACAGGGCATGGGCGATAAATTGATGCTCGCGCTCATAGACGAGCTCAAAAGGAGCGGCAAAAAAGCAAAGCCAACCTGCCATTTCGCGCAGTTATGGTTTGAACGGCATCCCGGCTATGCTTCTTTCCTCGCGGAATAA
- a CDS encoding NifB/NifX family molybdenum-iron cluster-binding protein — MKIAVTYENGEVFQHFGHTENFKLYSIEDGKVVQSVVVNAGGEGHGALAGFLKEKGVDTLICGGIGGGAKQALAEAGIRLYGGVLGEADKAVESLLAGELAYDPDVACSHHGEGHDHEGGHLCGHHTC; from the coding sequence ATGAAAATTGCAGTGACCTATGAGAACGGAGAAGTGTTTCAGCATTTCGGCCATACCGAGAACTTTAAGTTGTACAGTATCGAGGACGGAAAAGTCGTACAAAGCGTTGTGGTGAACGCAGGCGGGGAAGGACACGGGGCTTTGGCAGGCTTCCTGAAAGAAAAAGGCGTGGATACGCTCATCTGCGGCGGGATCGGCGGCGGTGCAAAGCAGGCGCTGGCCGAAGCGGGCATCCGCTTGTACGGCGGCGTTTTGGGGGAAGCGGACAAGGCGGTCGAAAGCCTGCTGGCAGGGGAACTGGCTTATGATCCGGACGTGGCCTGTTCGCACCACGGCGAAGGGCATGACCATGAAGGCGGCCATTTGTGCGGACACCATACCTGCTGA
- a CDS encoding DUF134 domain-containing protein, which produces MSRPQKCRRVCAAPGYTEFAPHGGCAKQAVTMALDEYEAIRLIDLEEMTQEQCAEQMGVARSTIQAIYTRARKKIAECIVHGRRLQIDGGDVRFCEHRGDTCGKSCCRRWQKT; this is translated from the coding sequence TTGTCACGGCCTCAAAAATGCCGCCGCGTTTGTGCGGCTCCGGGGTATACGGAATTTGCGCCGCACGGCGGCTGCGCCAAACAAGCGGTAACAATGGCGCTGGATGAATATGAAGCCATCAGGCTGATCGACCTGGAGGAAATGACGCAGGAGCAATGCGCGGAGCAGATGGGCGTCGCCCGGTCGACCATCCAGGCGATTTACACCAGGGCGCGCAAAAAAATAGCGGAGTGCATCGTCCATGGCCGCCGTTTGCAGATCGACGGCGGGGATGTGCGGTTTTGTGAACACCGCGGCGATACCTGCGGAAAAAGCTGCTGCCGCCGCTGGCAGAAAACGTGA
- a CDS encoding flavin reductase family protein, translating to MAGFKTVRPEAFDQSVFQMIGKDWMLVTAEKDGRVNSMTASWGGLGVMWGKNVAFVVIRPQRYTKEFVDGAETLSLSFLGNEYRSELNYFGTVSGRDEDKIAKTGFHVAHWEKTPYFEEANTVIVCKKLFAQPYDPACFLDGGGTDAKWYPDKDYHTLYIAEVQEILKRD from the coding sequence ATGGCAGGATTTAAAACGGTCAGGCCGGAAGCGTTTGACCAGAGCGTATTTCAAATGATCGGCAAGGACTGGATGCTCGTCACAGCGGAAAAGGACGGCAGGGTGAATTCCATGACTGCTTCATGGGGCGGTCTCGGCGTGATGTGGGGCAAAAACGTGGCTTTCGTGGTCATCCGTCCGCAGCGCTATACCAAGGAATTTGTGGACGGGGCGGAAACGTTGTCCCTCTCGTTTTTGGGGAACGAATACCGCAGCGAGCTCAATTACTTCGGCACGGTATCCGGACGCGACGAGGACAAGATTGCGAAAACGGGCTTCCACGTCGCCCACTGGGAAAAAACGCCTTACTTTGAGGAGGCGAACACCGTCATCGTGTGCAAGAAGCTGTTCGCGCAGCCGTATGACCCGGCATGCTTTTTGGACGGCGGCGGAACAGACGCGAAATGGTATCCGGACAAGGATTACCATACGCTGTACATTGCGGAGGTACAGGAAATACTAAAGCGGGACTGA
- a CDS encoding bifunctional ADP-dependent NAD(P)H-hydrate dehydratase/NAD(P)H-hydrate epimerase: MHITLTPAQMRAVDKYMIEENRIPGILLMENAAYSVFDRIREETEPCSVQVFCGTGNNGGDGLAAARILRANGYDVTVVMAGKKEDLKGDAQVNYAFFETQDEGLLWLGSAAELEGLGEAEVYVDALFGTGLSRSISGLYADIIDYLNGRDALIVSVDIPSGINAQTGAVMGTAVRADITVTFQYPKIGHFMFPGREYAGELCIAKIGVDDGCDVPLQANVCAYESDDEDMCLGTRPLDTNKGSYGRLLLFAGSAGMAGAAVLCARSASRAGAGLVAAASTEPVVNVMQMNVPEAVCHTLAGGIDGELSSLAITQVAGLAEGKTAIAIGPGLGRSEAAAELVEEVVCNYDMAKVVDADALFALSEDMGILDNKRGDVILTPHPKEFAALSGMDVGQVLENPLKHAVRFAMEHDVVLVLKGTTTVVADPFGNASLLCAGSPGMAKGGSGDVLTGVIASFAAQGKDAYEAALMGVYVAGMAGEYAAEHEGEYSMTPMDTVNHIGTAIEAMLVDYVEADTVGRTDKTARPGIQEPEDEEPEGEENLFAGEPERMDEKQREEVPAFLEKYMDEPTAKHAKIAEGQEELVRAEEKLDGQEREVLADELEEREFAEAEDEENQVTQEMKREILEELKNTGDRPPARRKIG; the protein is encoded by the coding sequence ATGCATATCACACTGACCCCCGCACAGATGCGGGCAGTAGACAAATACATGATCGAGGAAAACAGGATACCGGGCATCCTGCTGATGGAGAACGCGGCTTACAGCGTGTTTGACCGCATCCGGGAGGAAACGGAGCCGTGCAGCGTGCAGGTGTTCTGCGGGACGGGCAACAACGGCGGCGACGGGCTGGCCGCGGCGCGTATTTTGCGGGCGAACGGGTATGACGTGACGGTTGTGATGGCCGGGAAAAAAGAAGACCTGAAAGGGGACGCGCAGGTTAACTACGCGTTTTTTGAAACGCAGGACGAGGGTCTGCTGTGGTTAGGCAGCGCTGCGGAGCTGGAAGGGCTCGGCGAGGCGGAGGTCTATGTGGACGCGCTGTTTGGCACGGGGCTTTCGCGCAGCATAAGCGGGCTGTACGCGGATATCATCGATTATTTGAACGGGCGCGACGCGCTGATCGTGAGCGTGGATATCCCGTCCGGCATAAACGCGCAGACGGGCGCTGTTATGGGAACGGCCGTGCGCGCGGATATCACGGTGACGTTCCAATACCCGAAGATCGGGCATTTCATGTTTCCGGGTAGGGAATATGCGGGCGAGCTGTGTATCGCCAAAATCGGCGTGGACGACGGGTGCGACGTGCCGTTGCAGGCAAACGTATGCGCTTATGAAAGCGACGACGAGGATATGTGCCTCGGCACAAGGCCCCTTGATACGAACAAGGGAAGCTATGGACGGCTGCTGCTGTTCGCGGGAAGCGCGGGCATGGCGGGCGCCGCCGTGCTATGTGCGCGCAGTGCTTCGCGTGCGGGCGCGGGGCTTGTGGCGGCGGCTTCCACGGAGCCTGTCGTCAACGTAATGCAAATGAACGTGCCGGAGGCGGTATGCCATACGCTTGCGGGCGGGATCGACGGAGAACTTTCCAGCCTTGCGATCACGCAGGTCGCGGGACTGGCGGAGGGCAAGACAGCCATCGCCATCGGGCCGGGGCTGGGGCGTTCTGAGGCCGCCGCGGAGCTGGTGGAAGAGGTCGTGTGCAACTATGACATGGCCAAGGTGGTCGACGCGGACGCGCTTTTTGCACTCAGCGAGGACATGGGTATTTTGGATAACAAGCGCGGGGACGTTATTTTGACGCCGCACCCCAAGGAATTTGCGGCGCTTTCCGGCATGGATGTGGGGCAGGTGTTGGAAAACCCATTGAAGCATGCGGTGCGTTTTGCGATGGAACACGACGTGGTGCTGGTGCTCAAGGGAACGACGACGGTGGTCGCAGACCCGTTCGGCAACGCGTCGCTTTTGTGCGCGGGCAGTCCGGGTATGGCGAAAGGCGGCAGCGGCGACGTGCTGACGGGCGTGATCGCTTCCTTTGCGGCGCAGGGCAAGGACGCATACGAGGCGGCGCTGATGGGCGTATATGTCGCCGGTATGGCGGGGGAATACGCAGCGGAGCACGAAGGGGAATATTCGATGACCCCCATGGACACGGTAAACCACATCGGCACAGCCATCGAAGCGATGCTGGTGGATTATGTGGAAGCGGATACGGTGGGCAGGACGGATAAAACCGCCCGGCCGGGAATACAGGAACCGGAGGACGAAGAACCCGAAGGGGAAGAAAATCTGTTTGCGGGCGAGCCGGAGCGTATGGATGAAAAGCAGCGGGAGGAAGTCCCGGCGTTTTTGGAAAAGTATATGGACGAGCCCACGGCAAAGCATGCCAAAATAGCGGAAGGGCAGGAAGAGCTTGTGCGCGCGGAAGAAAAGCTTGACGGGCAGGAGCGGGAGGTTCTCGCAGACGAACTGGAAGAAAGGGAATTCGCGGAAGCCGAAGATGAGGAAAACCAGGTGACGCAGGAAATGAAGCGGGAGATCCTGGAGGAATTGAAAAATACAGGCGACAGGCCGCCGGCGAGGCGCAAGATCGGCTGA